The DNA region AGAAAAAGGAGAATTTTTATTTTGAAATGAAGATTAACGGTTATTTTTGATTTGCTAAATGAAAAATATTCAATTTTTTTAATGTAAAGGATAATTAAATGCAGGAAGAACTAAAAAAAATCCCAGGAGTTGATAAACTTCTTAATTTATCTGAAATAAGAAAATTAGAAACAAAATACGGAAAAGAACTAATTACTTTTTCCATCCGACAGGTTTTAAAAAAATTAAGAGAACAAGTTCAGAGCGGCAAAAAAGCTGATAAAATAGAAATAATTCTGGAAAACATCAAAATCCAAATTTCAAAAATTGCTGAAAAGTCATTAAAACCGATGATCAATGCAACCGGAATCGTTTTGCATACAAATCTGGGAAGAGCACCTCTCGGAAAAGAAATTATGAGAGAATTAGAACCTATAATTTGCAGATATTCCAATCTTGAATTCAATCTGAAAACCGGTAAACGAGGACAACGCAATTCTCATATTTCAAATTTAATAAAATTCATCACCAAAGCGGAAGATGCAGTTGTCGTGAATAACAATGCTGCTGGAGTGATGCTCTGTTTGAAAACTTTTGCGGAAGGAAAAGAAGTAATAATTTCGAGAGGAGAATTGATCGAGATCGGAGGTTCGTTCCGCATTCCGGAAATTATGGCAGCCAGCGGAGCAAAAATGGTCGAAGTCGGAGCAACTAACCGGACTCGTATTTCCGATTATGAAAAAGCGATTACTCCAAATACAAAAATGATCTTCAAAGCTCATAAATCCAACTATTTCATCGGAGGATTTACTGAAGAAGTCAAGATCACAGAACTTTCCCATTTAGCAAAAAAACACTCCTTGCTTTTTGTTTATGATCTTGGTTCCGGACTTTTGCGAAAACCTGACGGATTGCCTTTGGAAAAAGAACCGGATGTCAGAAGCAGTTTGGAAGCAGGAGCAGATATAGTTACTTTCAGTGGAGATAAACTTCTCGGAGGACCTCAATCTGGATTAATTGTCGGCAGGAAAAAATATATTTCAAAAATTGCCAAAGCTTCCATGATGCGAGCGTTACGAGTTGGTAAGATGACAATTGCAGCTTTGTATTCCGTAATTTCCTGGTATTTGAAAGATGAAACTATAAAACAGAACATTCCAATTTTCCAGATGTTAAATCGAGATACAAAGGAATTAGAAAGACTCGCAGAAAAACTTTCAGCAGAAGTTGAAAGTTTCAATATCAAAACAAAAATCATCAAAAGTAAAGCTCATTGTGGGGGAGGAACATTACCGGAATTGATCATAGATAGTTTTGCTGTGCAGATAATCCCGAATAAAACAGATATTAAATTTGCAGAAAGAGTTTTCAATAAACTTCTCAAAAATGAAATTCCAATTCTGGGAATTTTAAGAGAAGGAAATTTGCTTTTCGATGTTTTGAGTATTTTTGAGGATGATATTCCGTTTATTGCTGAAAGTCTAAATAGAGTCCTTCCTTAAACTCCTGAAAATGTTAATTCGGTTTTGGAAGAATCATGAGAGATTTATCCGCAAATAGAAATTGTGGGGAAGTTGAGGAATTAAAGATAACTCCATAAATATTATTGATAAAGAACTTTACGAAAATTATCTTCAAAGAATTTCTCTTAAAGCATTTTCGTAAAGTTTTATTAAAGATAAGAGAGATAAAAGGAGAAGGCATGTCTTTAAAAAAGATTCTTTTTTTCATAACAATTATTATC from Candidatus Cloacimonadota bacterium includes:
- the selA gene encoding L-seryl-tRNA(Sec) selenium transferase gives rise to the protein MQEELKKIPGVDKLLNLSEIRKLETKYGKELITFSIRQVLKKLREQVQSGKKADKIEIILENIKIQISKIAEKSLKPMINATGIVLHTNLGRAPLGKEIMRELEPIICRYSNLEFNLKTGKRGQRNSHISNLIKFITKAEDAVVVNNNAAGVMLCLKTFAEGKEVIISRGELIEIGGSFRIPEIMAASGAKMVEVGATNRTRISDYEKAITPNTKMIFKAHKSNYFIGGFTEEVKITELSHLAKKHSLLFVYDLGSGLLRKPDGLPLEKEPDVRSSLEAGADIVTFSGDKLLGGPQSGLIVGRKKYISKIAKASMMRALRVGKMTIAALYSVISWYLKDETIKQNIPIFQMLNRDTKELERLAEKLSAEVESFNIKTKIIKSKAHCGGGTLPELIIDSFAVQIIPNKTDIKFAERVFNKLLKNEIPILGILREGNLLFDVLSIFEDDIPFIAESLNRVLP